The Plasmodium cynomolgi strain B DNA, chromosome 13, whole genome shotgun sequence DNA segment gaagaaaaactcTACAGCTTACTACATGAGGATAACTTTGACCTGCACAGCGAAAATATACTCAACATTGACctgaacaaaatattaaaccTAACGTCCAGCAGTCCAACAGAACTGAAGGGTGACGATTCGAaggcagaaaaggaaaagaacaaagagggggaaaatgcTCGTGAGAATGAAAACACAGGTAGAGAGGGTGCCCAGGCAGATCATCCAAACGTGGGAGATAAAGGAGCAACCGAATGTGAAGTCTCCAAGGAGGACAGcggaaagaaagaagaaactACCAGCGGGGCTGACAACAAGGTTGGAGGCCAAAACGACGTGTCTAAGTATGATAACACTAAGAAACTGGGCAGATTCGTTTTCGCCACGGTGCATGAACCAAGAAATTTAATAACCCTAGCGAAGAATGATCCCCTATTTGATAGCTACGATGAGGTGGTggagaaatttaaaaatatcataataGGTGAGGTAGCCTTGGAGCAGGGACCAAACGGGGAAAGTAAAGAGGACGCATCTACGCCTGTTAAGAAGTGCACCTCGAAGGGCGCAAAAAAGGATGACAAAAAGaaggatgacaaaaaaaaagacgacaaaaaaaaggatgacaaaaaaaaggaagagaaaaaatccGCACAGGAGGAAGCAGCTCCTGCTACGGCCAAGCTTCTCATGCGAGACGTCGTCACGAAGAAAATGCTGGAGATGATGTGGGACCTCTATATAGACATAAAGAACATTTACAAAGACATAGACAAGTGCCCCTATACACACATTGAAACTATatcaaaatataatgaagagattaaaaagaaaaaaaacactctctttaattttatcctcCTGAAGAAGACCAGCGACGAGGAGACAGTTTGCAGTTCCCTCATGAATAGTCATAACAACTTGTTTTTGAAGAATAACATAAGCAACGTGGACGTTACTGCTAACAAGCATCTTTACCTATACCTGACGGACTCACTCTACAGCACCATCAATAGGAACTTCGAATTCCTCATTTACCCGACCATCGCAGATTTGATTATAAACTTATCCTTCGACGGGACCCATGTGGCGAGGTACGTCAAGCAAGGGTTGGCACCTCGCAGCGATGAGCAGCCAGGTGATGTGCAGCCCCCCCCCAAGGGTAGCGGCACTACATCAGACAGCAACAGTGGCAACACGGGCAACACGGGCAACACTAGCAACATTAGCAACATCTTTGCGCACCGCTTCCCCTTCAAGGACAACCTTGCGCTGCTGGGAAGCTCCACCCAGTTTGGCAAAGTCATCCAGTTTAGCAGAACGTACTGCTACTACAACTTCGGAGGCTACAACGAGTGGGACATTTTAGCCCCCTTCGACAGTACCGCTAACAGTCGTACGAACACTACAGCCAACGGCGCCTCCGTGGGAGCCCccaaggaaaagaaaaaaaaatccttcttcttcttcaaggagaaggagagtaaaaaaagtacaaatgACCAAActagtgaagaaaaagcaaacgAAGCCTTACCCATGCCCCCAAACAGCATGAGAGTACACAACGAGGTAACAAAATTGGACGTGGACACAAATAACCTGAATGAGGAGCTCCAAAAATTGAAGAGTATACACTGCTTATTCGTTAATAtcatattgaaaaaaaaaggagcatgcGTGTACAAAAAGATAttaaaagttgtaaaaaagaaaaagagaatgaCTCTCATTTACTCCCTCTTTAGTAACtaccttcttctccttttcctccttgcCCATGCGGATTATTGTTTCGAAAATATGCTCCATTATGAGGAGTTCCTAAAGTTGCAGCTCCTCCACATGAACGCGAACATAAACACACTCAATAAGTTTATTAAGAatgagaaaatgcaaaacatatttttcatgaatGAACACGAAGCTCATTTGCGAAATAGCGGGTTCCACCAATTTATTAACATTAGGTGTAAACTCTACAGTAGTAATGTTTATTCATCACTGTATATCTACCTTTTGGATGTATCTCTGTCCTATTTGTTTACCCCCGGCATTGGTATTGCTTACGTGCAGAGTATCTTGGCTCTCCTCCTCTATTACAACTACGTGCATTTGTACATAACGAAGCTTCTCTTTTACAAGGTGAGTACTGTGCGGAGCGTCCGGTTCAGCGGCGGTGTGACGTCACTTCCCATGTTTCACCACCCCACGCGGATgcttgtacaattttttgcattttctgactcctttttttttccccctttacCCTTTAGAGTGGAACCGCCCTCTTAACCATTTTCCTTGTCAAAATTATCCCCTACGTTAAGGATTTTGACAGGTTTGTTCGTTTGctcgtttgtttgtttgcttGCTTGTTTGCttgtttgttcgtttgttcgtttgattgttttttttttcccattttggaaagCGCGCAAAAGTGGAGCCCCCGTGTGTGCGAACAGCCTCTGCATGGGGTGCAGCATAGCATGGCTACCCCATGCCGCGTATTTGCTTCCCACCTTGCCGCCGATTATGCCGCCTGACATGCTTCCGtttcccccacccccacCGCAGAAACCTCATAATATGCTTCCTCTACTCTGTGCTGCATAGCGTGTTCTACATCCTGTGCAACATCTTTGCGCACCGcctggaggaggagaggcGGGAACACAAGGGACCCGAATCGGAGTTGcacatgaaaatattaatgagCATGCCAAACGAAATTagcttttacaaaattgtgtacaAGAGTGTGTGTAGTTATTCCCACCAGGACAGCTTCTTCGAGGAGGAGATCGCCAGCATGCTAGAGTAAGTCTCCACTTCGAAAAGTCGTAGGGGGGCCTAGGGGGTATATGCATGGCTTTCCTAACCCCACATTGCTACTAGCCGTGTGCCCTCCGCCATCCTGTCCACATTATGTATTATTATCGCGCCACCACTTCATCTCACCCCTATgtgttttcccctcctccctttttctcaCCACAGAGATTTAGGAAAGGATCCCATCGTAAAGGTCATAATGAACTACATTCAGAAATGAGAGAGAACTGCCTGATTTTTAAGGATAGGCCCAAATTCGGTTAGCGTCATTTACGACAGCATAGTGGTTCCTTGGGAGAAAGCtgacttttctttttgtcttttaGTTTATTTATGGTTGGACAGCTTAAGAGGGAAGGGACACACCCCCGGGGGGTAATAacctccttcccccccccctacaTGTTATCAACATCATAACGTTGTCGTCGTACCCATTTGgctacttcttttttttttttttttttgtcccatttACATACGCGAGAAGTACACCTTGGTTGAGTCAAACcagaataaaaaatcgaGGTGGAGTAAACCTACCGTTGTGTAGTGTCctcccgaaaaaaaaaaaggcacattcGCATAGAGTACATTTCTGTAGGAAACTCGTGTGGAGTGCGTGGGACGTGTTCTGGCTTGGCGTGTATTCACTGTGCTCGCGAAGTTTATGTGTGTATACAAAGGGGGCAATGCTTCATCGTGTTCCTGCTCAATTGTGTAGTGCgcatttggggggggatgtaaatatatgtatgcacccatacgtatgcacccatacgtatgcacctatatgtatacacacataagtacacacacataagtgtacacatatatatgtgtgtacgcGTGTGACTCCGCCCCTGCCCTGCTGGGGGGGGGCAATTGTACCACTCAACGTAGGAAACGCAAAAGCGTACATAAATTTGGTAAAagcgaaaatgtgaaaaaaaaaagctataaACATGTGCAGACGGGGGAGgggattttttaaaagcactGGAGGATAAAATTAACGCCGCGCACGCGACAAATGAGGCGGATCCACACGAAAGGACCTGGGATGAACAAACGAACGTGGGGGAGCAGCACCATGAACGTTTAACACTTCTCCCCTACcccacccaaaaaaaaagtaaattaaaaaaaaaagggaataaaaaaaaagggaataaaaaaaaaggaataaaaaaaaggaataaaaaaaaagaataaaaaaaacttagtAGACGCTCTCCTTCCTGTTgctaatataatttttaatgttgGGCAAGTTGCTAATAAACTCGTTATGGGCCTTCAGCAgcggaaaattttttaagctgtTTGGGTACTTTGTTTCGATGtcatcatataaataaaaaacagccaaatCGGCGTACGTTAAATCATCGCCAACGAAATAATTgcagttgttttttttcaaaatgttctCAAAATAACCTGACCATTTAGGCAACTCCTCATTAAGAAAGGTAGTCTCATTCTGcttaaacaaatttgtgttgttaaatttataatgtaTATCTTGTACTCCACAAAAAATCATGTCTGCGTAAAATTCGTTCAGCTCACTATTCCCACTTATTTTGTACTTCTTTGATAGATACCTTACTATGGCTTGACTTTGTGCAAATATTATGTTGTCCATTTCTAGTATGGGGACTTGGTTAAAGGgggtttccttttcctttttgaagtTCTTAAACTCGATGAAGGCGTCTCCATTTTCGCCAAAGCGCTTGTCTGTGTACTTGATGCCCAGGTAGGCGAAGATCAGCCGAATCAGCTCGGCTTTGCCCCTGCAATGGAGAGGCGGTCAAAGTGTGGTTAAGAACGGTTAAGAGGCGGCCAGTGCGCGCTTAAGAACGGTTAAGAGGAGGCCTGTGCTCGGATGCAAAGCAGCCACGGCGCGAACTATGCCCATTGAACCGCACGACTATGTGCGCACTCCCCCTTGTGCACGCcgcctttttccccctttcttACCTCGCGTCGAAGTAGTATAGGACTATCTCCTCCGCCATTTTGGTGTGCAACGAAAGACTCGTGGATCTCTTTCAAattctcaaaatggaaatgtgCAAAGTGTGTATATGGACTGGTAGTCGCGATGTGCAGATATTCTTCATCCCCCCTCCCACTGCTACTGTTCCGAGCGGTCTCCAAAAATGTGATGTCTGTCTCAACTGATCAGGAAAGGCGCGTGTCGGTTAAAGCGTCACGATTGATTGTAAACACGAGCGGCAGGGAGAGAAATGTCTGTGTGAAAGGTGCCTCACTTCACTGTTTATTTGGATCACTGCCCGTTTATTTCgtttctcctcctctgcttTAAGCCACTGAGCATTTCCAATCCGTTTGGggcgaaattaaaaatattgaacgaaaaaaaaaattatgtatggCAAATGGAGGGATGAAACAAAAACCACTATATGTAGCAGGTCACTGCATTCGTATATCTCACTTTTTCCGACGGCACAACTTTGGAAGACCCCCTTGCGCTTTTTGGACTATGAAcaaatcgcaaaaaaaataaaatgaagaatgaTGAATGAAGAATGATGAATAAACAAACTGAACAAACAGCTGTGCGTAACACACGCGTTGGGGGATAGCAACGTGGTGAAGCGGCAAAATAAAGGGGATTTTAAATTGGGGGAGTGGGAAAGGCAAAAACTGACGAAGCAGGAGAAATTTTCCATCCAAATTTGTAGCAAGCAGCTGTTTGTTTTTgaaagaagggggagacTGTGGAATGCAATAAAACTGCGTCGCAGCGGTGAAGTGAAGAAGTTACGAATTAAAATTGGGACGATGTTCCAACGTGACACAGGTGCGGGGTGAAAAAGTGAGGCCTATATCGTACTCTTTAAAGCATTCCAACGCTCGGCTTACGTTGCTGCGTATGCAATGGGGTCACAGTGTTTGCATCGATGTTTTCATCTACGTTTTCTTCTATGTTTTCATCGATGTTCGCGCCGGCCTTATGTGCCCTTTGctttgggggaaaaacattctgcgcaaaaaaaaaggagcgctTAAAAAAGGGTCATCGCCTGGTCGTACTGGATGGAtgcgcatgtatgtacatatccGTATGGATAcatttggaggaaaaaaaaaaaaaaacaaNNNNNNNNNNNNNNNNNNNNNNNNNNNNNNNNNNNNNNNNNNNNNNNNNNNNNNNNNNNNNNNNNNNNNNNNNNNNNNNNNNNNNNNNNNNNNNNNNNNNNNNNNNNNNNNNNNNNNNNNNNNNNNNNNNNNNNNNNNNNNNNNNNNNNNNNNNNNNNNNNNNNNNNNNNNNNNNNNNNNNNNNNNNNNNNNNNNNNNNNNNNNNNNNNNNNNNNNNNNNNNNNNNNNNNNNNNNNNNNNNNNNNNNNNNNNNNNNNNNNNNNNNNNNNNNNNNNNNNNNNNNNNNNNNNNNNNNNNNNNNNNNNNNNNNNNNNNNNNNNNNNNNNNNNNNNNNNNNNNNNNNNNNNNNNNNNNNNNNNNNNNNNNNNNNNNNNNNNNNNNNNNNNNNNNNNNNNNNNNNTTCCCCCCTTAGAAAGGCTACTATGTGCAATTAATCTTTGGGGGGTTGTTCTACAAAGAGTTTGCAGAATTCATGAGTCCCAACTGACCCATGTGTATTTACTCTTCGTTGTATGAAAAAAGGTTATTCGTGGTGTGTACCGGACGAACGGCAGAGGTAGGTTATTCTGCTCATCGGAAGAAACGGCGGCATGTTCGCATGCTCGTGTGTTCGCCTCGACAAATGCGCAAAAGGATGCCACCGCGTATCGGCACGTGTGCATACaagtacatacgtatatatatatatgctcacCTGCACGGTAGCGCTGTTTCGTTTAGCCCCCCCACTCTACACTTGAGTTCCCCAACTTgtgccttttaaaaaaaaaaaaaaaaggctcccAAACATTTGAGGAATTGTCAACTGAACTCTTTCTCTTCACTTCTCTTCTCTTCTGTTTCTCCCGCCGTGCCATCGAagcgtaaaataaaaacatctTTTCATACCCTCTCACCATATACGTTTGCGATCCCCTCTCGCTGGAGCATTTTTGAAGTGTAAAATCGGAACGCGATTGCAAGATAAAgttatttgcaaaaaaaaaaaaggttggcAAAAACGCACACGAGGGGTAACACGAGGTGGAGAGAGTCCCCAGGTGTAGCACCCATAGCAACCGTGACAAACGCTGCAATCGTGGCCGCCTCAGTAGTGGTAGGGGGGGACCACGTAACCATAGCTATCTAAAAGcgaagggggcaaaaaaaaaaaacgctcgGAGGAGCACCCCAAGGAGAAGAGAAAACGGCCCAAGTGGAAAAGCAGCGACGAATCCGAGCTCAGAAGCAACGAAAGAGGAACGTAGAACGGCAAACAAAACGAGACTGGAAAATTcccaggagaagaaaaacccaaataaagcaaaacgaaacaaagcaaaacgaTACAAAGCTTAATCCAATCAGAAGCGAAGCTATCACCACCTTCAGCAGCATCAGGGAAGTATCTTGATGACCGTTTCCTCGCCTCCCTAGAATGATAAagatatttcttttttttatcctccaaGTGTTTGCAgtgtgtgtaaaaaatgtgaatgcgGTAAGGGGGAGGGAGATAATCCGCTGCGCCCCAAGGGTGCGGAGCAGTTGGCATAGACATATGATCGTACACACCCGTATGCATCCTTAATGCGCGTAGATCCTACCGATAGACTTGCAGCTACACCCCGTGGCATACCCCACATGCCTTCATAATTCCCCTTTGTCCATCCCCCTTAggttaatacaaaaaaatttttcaccaTAAGCCACGTGAATGCGCCCCTAGGATGGCAGTCTAACCGACAAAGGAAGTATGAAAATTGGAGATTTTACCAAAGCGGAGAGGGTCTGCCCGTGTGACATCACGTGGGATTATTCCCCCTTGCGTGTGCACTCTTTCGTCCATTTATGTGCATCCATTTGTGTGCGCACGTGGGGGGTGGCACCCCAGTGCCCTTTGAGCACGCGCGTTGGACCTCACGTTGGACCCCGCGTCGGCCCACCGACTCCACAAACGGCTTAACCACCACGTAACCACCGCGTAACCCCCGCGTAACCACTCCCTCCCCGCAGATTTGCGCACGTGGACCTGCGGAGAAGCAAAGGCGAAGAGGGGAGGCGGAACCCCCTGGGCGCGCAGGGAGGGAATCAACAGTGCCCCCTGCGGAAGGTGAGCTTCGCAGGCTTGATGGGTGTCTCAGGATTGTCCATCCCCCTGTTCCTAGCAACCTACATGATATACAGCAAAATCAAAAATgacaacaaaaatttaacagaagcggaaaaaattatgggcAAGTGCCTATACAAgcatgaaaataatttgataCAAGGAAGCAATtatgaggaagaaaaatcatataatttattttacttaatCCATGCGATATATAGCAACATTCGAACgctaataaatttttacatgaacgTAAAAAAGGTTAATACAAAGGATACCTCAAATGAATacaccattttatttttccactctTACAATGTCGACCGATTTTTGCACACAAGAAATATCAAAACGTATGCAGAAAGGCTCAAGGAAATTTACCAagatattaacaaaaaaaaaatgtaaacattGTCTATGTCCCCCTGGACAGCAAACtgctttttaatattaaacaCTTTAGCAATATGAACAACTGGTACAGCATATTATTTCatgataaaaaacaaattttaaaaatgataaaaaattacaacattATGAATATCCCTACAATGGTTTTGGtggataaaaatatgaacataattaatgataatataaattatttactgCTTCACCAAAGGAAGGATTTTCCGTACAGAGAGGTTAACCATTTGACGTACATCAATTGGTTATATGACAAAAATAATCGCAAAtacgattttaaaaaattaaattcagATTATGtcctattttattttaacaatgAGAAGGATAACAAAGGGGACCTGCAGTCCCTCCttaaggtgaagaaaaaactggccgcgaaaaatgtgaacgtggatatcatttttgtgaaggACATGGAAATGATGAAAGGGAAGACCCCCTCGAAGGGAGATGGTATGATGAGTCAACAAGAAGCTGAGAAGGCAGGCCCATTGacggatgaaaaaaaagagggaaataTTCCCAGCGAAGGAATCGGTAACGAGAAGGATACACACAAGTTAAAcacaaaggaaaaggagggaCAACAATCCGCTCTTTCAGGGGCTGAAAagaagggagagaaaaaaaacacagctGATCCAAGCAGCCAATCGCATGGCACAAATGATCAGACGGAACACTACGTCGATGATGTGTACTACCTGGGAGAACAAGAAAATAACGCCATCTACAAACTCCTCCTTTACGACATGTTCGACGTGACATTCAAACCTGTGTGCATTCTggtaaacaaaaagggaaatataaTAAGCAAGTATATCCAcgtggagaaaaaggaagatgaAATAGCTAgctttatacaaaataattacaaaagcTTACACGAAAAGgccaatgaaaaaaattacatgtacaaatatgaaaatgttaGCAACTTAACTAACTTAAACGTGTTCTCTCCAATCTTCATTCTGTTTAGTGAGAAACTCAATTTGGATTTGCTACACCAGTACAATGACATGATTGGAcagtataataaaaacagaaaggggaagaaaattaaCTTCTACTTCCTAGTCACTGACGATAAAAAGTACGAAGCTTTAAAAAAGCTCTGCGCAGTGGATAACTCCACCCAGGCGGTCATTTTGGATTTGTTTAATCAGAAAATGTTCAAGGACAAGGTAAACAAACTGGACGTTATAGACAATATCGGTGGGAAGAGCGTCATTAACAAGGACAAGTTCTTTAGCTTCGTGAACAGGTACTATGGCGACGACTTGTACGCCTCTCCCATTGTGCTCACGAGGGGGGTCTAGCCCGCCGCGAGAGAAGTAGCTAAGGAAGTGAGTGCGCCACTGAGACATGGCACTGGTGCACTACTGCGCGATTGTGCATGTGCG contains these protein-coding regions:
- a CDS encoding glutathione s-transferase (putative), with translation MAEEIVLYYFDARGKAELIRLIFAYLGIKYTDKRFGENGDAFIEFKNFKKEKETPFNQVPILEMDNIIFAQSQAIVRYLSKKYKISGNSELNEFYADMIFCGVQDIHYKFNNTNLFKQNETTFLNEELPKWSGYFENILKKNNCNYFVGDDLTYADLAVFYLYDDIETKYPNSLKNFPLLKAHNEFISNLPNIKNYISNRKESVY
- a CDS encoding hypothetical protein (putative) → MKIGDFTKAERVCPCDITADLRTWTCGEAKAKRGGGTPWARREGINSAPCGR